From Falsiruegeria litorea R37, the proteins below share one genomic window:
- a CDS encoding LysR family transcriptional regulator, producing the protein MNLPPLNALRAFECAARTGSFSAAGSELGVTAAAVSLQVRNLEEWLNLQLFVRKANQLRITDAGRDYYQNAASALTEIARFTDALSQGDRQRPFVISATPALAQLWLPPALARFAELRPDVPIDLRSEAEDLDLEQYGIDVRLSYGGELPDYASRALFADHLVPVAAGEAEIVSLRAINVNWGSRISSVPGWRQWREIHGNGPFEDSHVAAASVPEALALCEAGIGVALLPQRVIAGALRAGRVRKCDPRSIQMPRPYVMINAHYKAKSRRLMEFQKALLGDDGA; encoded by the coding sequence ATGAACCTGCCCCCTTTGAACGCCTTACGGGCCTTTGAATGTGCTGCACGTACGGGCAGTTTTTCTGCTGCGGGTTCCGAATTGGGTGTAACTGCGGCTGCGGTCAGCCTGCAGGTGCGCAATTTGGAAGAGTGGCTGAACCTGCAACTGTTTGTGCGCAAGGCCAACCAGCTGCGGATCACCGATGCAGGGCGCGACTACTATCAAAACGCAGCCTCGGCCCTGACGGAAATTGCGCGCTTTACCGATGCCCTGAGCCAAGGCGATCGGCAGCGTCCTTTTGTGATCAGTGCCACGCCAGCTTTGGCGCAATTGTGGCTGCCGCCTGCTCTGGCGCGTTTTGCCGAGTTGCGGCCGGATGTGCCGATTGACCTGCGGTCCGAGGCCGAGGATCTGGATCTCGAGCAGTATGGCATCGATGTCCGGCTCAGCTATGGGGGGGAACTTCCGGATTATGCCAGTCGAGCGCTGTTTGCCGATCACCTTGTGCCGGTTGCAGCAGGCGAGGCCGAGATAGTCAGCCTGCGCGCGATCAACGTGAACTGGGGCAGCCGGATTTCATCCGTGCCCGGATGGCGGCAATGGCGTGAAATTCACGGCAATGGCCCATTCGAGGATTCCCACGTGGCGGCGGCATCGGTGCCCGAGGCGCTGGCGCTGTGCGAGGCGGGAATTGGTGTCGCCCTTTTGCCGCAGCGGGTTATCGCCGGGGCACTAAGAGCGGGGCGCGTCAGAAAATGTGATCCGCGATCAATCCAGATGCCGCGCCCCTACGTAATGATCAATGCACACTACAAGGCAAAATCGCGACGGTTGATGGAGTTTCAAAAAGCGCTTCTCGGGGATGACGGAGCGTAA
- the folE2 gene encoding GTP cyclohydrolase FolE2: protein MNFHTRDMNETPDREEAAAALDVLRAWAKTATEAEIAQLDPSVARLVPGLVPVNYPPLSRSYPEEFEVDDAYKASLPDLQNGPSSLIRGAKQQIQHVGISNFRLPIRFHRKEGADLTLETSVTGTVSLEAEKKGINMSRIMRSFYKHAERTFSFEVIEAALDDYKSDLESFDARIQMRFSYPVKVESLRSGLSGYQYYDIALELVEQNGVRQKIMHLDYVYSSTCPCSLELSEHARMSRGQLATPHSQRSVARISVVVDCDADCLWFEDLIALCRRAVPTETQVMVKREDEQAFAELNAANPIFVEDAARSFCAELLADHHVGDFRVIASHQESLHSHDAVSVLTEGPTFAAASLDPKLFNTLFHVG, encoded by the coding sequence ATGAACTTTCATACTCGTGACATGAACGAGACCCCGGACCGCGAAGAGGCTGCTGCGGCGCTGGATGTGCTGCGCGCCTGGGCGAAAACTGCGACCGAGGCCGAAATTGCGCAGCTTGACCCCAGCGTGGCCCGCCTGGTTCCCGGATTGGTTCCCGTGAACTATCCGCCGCTGTCGCGCAGCTATCCCGAGGAATTTGAGGTCGACGACGCTTATAAGGCCTCGCTGCCGGATCTGCAGAATGGCCCATCCAGCCTGATCCGGGGTGCAAAGCAGCAGATCCAGCATGTGGGGATTTCCAATTTTCGTCTGCCGATCCGGTTTCACCGCAAAGAGGGGGCGGATCTGACGCTTGAGACCTCGGTTACAGGCACAGTGAGCCTGGAGGCCGAGAAAAAAGGGATCAACATGTCGCGCATCATGCGATCCTTCTACAAACACGCGGAACGCACGTTTTCGTTTGAGGTGATCGAGGCGGCGCTGGATGACTACAAAAGCGATCTGGAAAGCTTTGATGCGCGCATTCAAATGCGGTTTTCTTATCCGGTGAAAGTGGAAAGCCTGCGCTCGGGCCTGTCTGGGTATCAATACTACGACATCGCGCTGGAGCTGGTGGAACAGAACGGTGTGCGTCAGAAAATTATGCACCTGGACTATGTATACTCGTCGACGTGTCCCTGTTCGCTGGAACTGAGCGAGCATGCGCGAATGAGTCGAGGCCAGCTGGCAACGCCACACTCGCAACGCTCTGTCGCGCGGATTTCGGTGGTTGTGGATTGTGATGCTGACTGTTTGTGGTTCGAGGATCTGATCGCGCTCTGCCGTCGGGCAGTTCCGACCGAGACGCAGGTCATGGTCAAACGCGAAGATGAACAGGCCTTTGCCGAGTTGAATGCAGCGAATCCGATCTTTGTCGAAGACGCCGCGCGCTCGTTTTGTGCAGAGCTTCTTGCCGACCATCACGTTGGCGACTTTCGGGTCATTGCCAGCCACCAGGAGAGCCTGCACAGCCATGATGCGGTGTCAGTGCTGACCGAAGGCCCGACCTTCGCTGCGGCCAGCCTGGATCCCAAGCTGTTCAACACCCTGTTCCACGTCGGCTGA
- a CDS encoding TrkH family potassium uptake protein — MLDMRPVGYVIGLLVAILGATMMLPMLADLVEGRGEWHVFLQSGVITVLIGGLIALSCSNGLREGLTIQQTFLLTTGVWVALPIFGAIPFMFGETELRFVDAFFESMSGLTTTGSTVISGLDDLPRGLLLWRGLLQWLGGIGIIVVAMVFLPELRVGGMQIFRSEGFDTFGKILPRATEISSRISVIYITLTMTCALAYAASGMGAFDASVHAMTTVATGGFANYDASFGAFSGAAEYVAVIFMLLAALPFVRFVQMTAGSARPLLEDTQIRAFLATALVLVLVLTAWNVFYTGAAGEAAVRKTLFNTVSLMTGTGYASEDYMAWGGFPVTLLFFVGLIGGCAGSTACSIKIFRYQLLFASIKAQLQRIRTPHGVFTPRYAGRPVGPDVLSSVMSFFVFFIVTMGAVAWMLGLTGLDLTTSVSGAAAALANIGPGLGHEIGPAGNFSGLNDTSKWILVAAMLIGRLELLAVYAILTVQFWRA; from the coding sequence ATGTTGGATATGCGCCCAGTTGGATATGTGATCGGGCTCTTGGTTGCCATTCTGGGCGCGACCATGATGCTGCCGATGCTGGCCGACCTCGTCGAGGGGCGGGGCGAATGGCATGTGTTCCTGCAAAGTGGGGTGATCACGGTCCTGATCGGCGGTCTGATTGCGTTGAGCTGCTCGAATGGCCTGCGTGAGGGGCTGACCATTCAGCAGACGTTTTTGCTGACCACTGGTGTTTGGGTGGCGCTGCCGATCTTTGGTGCGATCCCTTTTATGTTCGGCGAAACCGAGTTGCGGTTTGTCGATGCGTTTTTCGAATCCATGTCGGGGCTGACCACGACCGGATCCACCGTGATCTCGGGGCTGGATGACTTGCCGCGCGGGCTGCTCTTGTGGCGTGGGTTGCTGCAGTGGCTGGGGGGCATCGGTATCATTGTTGTCGCGATGGTGTTTCTGCCCGAATTGCGCGTGGGGGGGATGCAGATCTTCCGCTCTGAAGGGTTTGATACCTTTGGCAAGATCTTACCGCGCGCAACCGAGATTTCGTCGCGGATTTCCGTGATCTATATCACGCTGACGATGACCTGTGCGCTGGCTTATGCGGCGTCTGGCATGGGGGCCTTTGACGCCTCGGTCCATGCGATGACCACTGTGGCGACGGGTGGGTTTGCCAACTACGACGCCTCGTTCGGAGCCTTCTCGGGTGCGGCGGAATATGTCGCGGTGATCTTCATGTTGCTGGCGGCCCTGCCGTTTGTGCGGTTTGTGCAGATGACAGCAGGCAGTGCGAGACCCTTGCTCGAGGACACGCAGATCCGTGCCTTTCTGGCCACTGCTCTGGTTCTGGTGTTGGTGCTGACGGCCTGGAACGTGTTCTACACCGGCGCGGCTGGAGAGGCTGCGGTGCGCAAAACCCTGTTCAACACCGTGTCTCTGATGACCGGCACGGGATACGCCAGCGAAGACTACATGGCCTGGGGCGGGTTTCCGGTGACGCTGTTGTTCTTTGTCGGGTTGATCGGTGGCTGCGCGGGCTCGACCGCTTGTTCGATCAAGATCTTCCGGTATCAATTGCTCTTTGCTTCGATCAAGGCGCAGTTGCAGCGTATTCGCACGCCGCATGGGGTGTTCACTCCGCGCTATGCCGGGCGTCCCGTCGGGCCAGATGTCTTGAGTTCGGTCATGAGCTTTTTCGTCTTTTTCATTGTCACCATGGGGGCGGTGGCCTGGATGCTGGGACTGACGGGACTGGACCTGACGACGTCCGTGTCTGGGGCCGCGGCAGCCCTGGCCAACATCGGGCCAGGCTTGGGCCATGAGATCGGACCGGCCGGGAACTTTAGCGGGCTCAACGATACCTCGAAGTGGATATTGGTCGCTGCGATGCTGATCGGGCGGCTGGAACTGTTGGCGGTATACGCCATCCTCACCGTGCAATTCTGGAGAGCATGA
- a CDS encoding thiamine pyrophosphate-binding protein, protein MKRPLGAQISHMLKDRGVDVIFGIPGVHNQEMYRGIEEAGIIHVLARHEQGAGFMADGYARASGKPGVAYVITGPGLCNIMTPMGQAYSDSVSMLVLSSCLDETAARKGQLHQMKDQEGAAATVCDWSHTAHTAQAAYGLIERAFEEFETQRPRPKHIQVPIAQLEADAEPAPFPNQPALTLKAKEPDIGSVLSLLNISQRPLFILGGGAKSNLWRQVLTQIGAACLTTYAGRGMVRAGYALDYGAGLARPGSADVIASADLVVAVGTELAEVDLWRADLGHTANLVRVDIDPSVLADPQRAAIKLQMDAESFAYALWEATEAASPKTGWSAEEVAATRARWHAETDAERPGIIPVADALRDAMPTDTMIFSDMTQFAYVAKEVWEMHRPYHWHHPYGFGTLGYALPAGIGGAVARPGQPTAVIIGDYGLHYTLPELGVAVELGLPLPIILWDNGKLKEIEDSMTRAQIAPNAVIARNPDFCKLAEAFGAHAVAPKELTQMQAAVQAAFAADGPTLIYLTPDIL, encoded by the coding sequence ATGAAAAGACCGTTGGGTGCGCAGATTTCCCACATGTTGAAAGATCGCGGGGTAGACGTGATCTTTGGCATTCCGGGGGTGCACAATCAGGAAATGTACCGCGGCATCGAAGAGGCCGGGATCATCCATGTTCTGGCGCGCCACGAGCAGGGGGCAGGGTTCATGGCCGATGGCTATGCCCGGGCCAGTGGCAAGCCTGGCGTGGCCTATGTCATCACGGGGCCGGGGCTGTGCAACATCATGACGCCGATGGGGCAGGCATACTCGGATTCCGTGTCGATGCTTGTCTTGTCGTCCTGCCTGGATGAAACGGCGGCCCGCAAGGGGCAGCTGCACCAGATGAAGGACCAGGAGGGCGCGGCGGCCACCGTCTGCGATTGGTCTCATACGGCCCATACCGCGCAGGCGGCATACGGGCTGATCGAGCGTGCGTTTGAAGAATTCGAGACACAGCGCCCGCGACCCAAGCACATCCAGGTGCCGATTGCACAGCTTGAGGCTGACGCCGAGCCCGCACCGTTCCCGAACCAGCCCGCCCTGACACTCAAGGCCAAAGAGCCGGATATCGGGTCGGTACTCTCTCTGTTGAACATCTCTCAGCGACCCCTGTTCATTCTGGGCGGCGGGGCCAAATCCAACCTCTGGCGGCAAGTGCTGACGCAGATCGGTGCGGCATGCCTGACCACCTATGCCGGGCGCGGCATGGTGAGGGCGGGCTATGCGCTGGATTACGGGGCGGGCTTGGCGCGTCCCGGCAGTGCGGATGTGATTGCCTCTGCCGATCTGGTTGTGGCTGTTGGCACCGAACTGGCCGAGGTCGATCTGTGGCGCGCGGATCTGGGGCACACGGCAAATCTGGTCCGGGTCGACATCGACCCCAGCGTTCTGGCCGATCCGCAGCGGGCTGCGATCAAGCTGCAGATGGACGCCGAGAGCTTTGCTTATGCCCTGTGGGAGGCGACCGAGGCGGCGTCTCCCAAAACGGGTTGGAGCGCTGAGGAGGTCGCTGCAACCCGCGCGCGATGGCATGCCGAAACAGATGCTGAACGTCCTGGGATCATTCCGGTCGCAGACGCGCTGCGCGATGCCATGCCCACGGATACGATGATCTTCTCGGACATGACGCAGTTTGCCTATGTGGCAAAAGAGGTCTGGGAAATGCACCGCCCCTATCATTGGCACCACCCCTATGGGTTCGGCACGCTTGGCTATGCTTTGCCCGCAGGTATCGGTGGGGCCGTGGCGCGACCGGGGCAACCGACGGCAGTGATCATCGGGGACTATGGCCTGCACTACACGCTGCCTGAATTGGGCGTTGCGGTGGAATTGGGTCTGCCGCTGCCGATCATCCTGTGGGACAACGGCAAACTGAAAGAGATCGAAGACAGCATGACCCGCGCTCAGATCGCGCCAAATGCCGTGATCGCCCGCAATCCGGACTTCTGCAAGCTGGCCGAGGCCTTTGGGGCGCATGCCGTGGCGCCCAAGGAGCTGACGCAGATGCAGGCTGCGGTGCAGGCCGCTTTTGCCGCCGATGGCCCGACGTTGATCTACCTGACACCTGACATTCTGTGA
- a CDS encoding serine protease, with protein sequence MIRVFTAFIFAILFSLNSAQAQQAGGDVVWVQIEAHPSLNVAQQRARIYADALPDVNGFSLGGSWYGIVLGPYTADDAERVLRVYRNERQIPRDSFIAQSQALGQQYWPVGANVLNRGVVAAPALDSDQTQVAEPVAQPEPSDETPAEARRSERLLSAQERKDLQVALQAAGFYSAAIDGAFGSGTRRSMGEWQLFNGFEQTGILTTAQRKVLMDQYNEPLISTGMRPHSDRSAGIDMDLPLDVVRFSRYEPPFVHFDSAADLGARVLLISQPGDQATLFGLYDIMQTLEIVPLEGPRERKKDNFTLEGRGNGMVSYTEAALKNGEIKGFTLIWPEGDEARRTRVLAAMKASFARTDGVLDPGAGADAAQSIDLVSGLQVRRPRVSRSGFFVDGKGTVMTVSEAVDGCTRITLDNDYTADLISADAGLGVAVLRPQQSLAPMEVAQLSLEQPRLQSDVTVAGYSFEGVLGAPTLTFGKLSDVKGLRGETELSRLELSAQSGDAGGPVFDPAGSVVGMLLPAAQSGQQLPRGVSFAADAQALRDVLQAAGLRSADASETHGVSPNELSRRANGMTVLVSCWN encoded by the coding sequence ATGATAAGAGTCTTCACCGCGTTCATTTTCGCGATCCTATTTTCCCTGAACTCCGCTCAGGCCCAACAAGCCGGGGGTGACGTGGTCTGGGTCCAGATCGAAGCCCACCCCAGTCTGAACGTCGCGCAACAGCGCGCTCGGATCTACGCCGACGCCCTGCCGGACGTGAACGGGTTCTCTTTGGGAGGTAGCTGGTACGGCATCGTGCTGGGCCCCTATACCGCAGACGACGCCGAGCGTGTTCTGCGTGTCTACCGCAACGAGCGTCAGATCCCCCGCGACAGCTTTATCGCGCAATCCCAAGCCTTGGGACAGCAATACTGGCCCGTGGGCGCCAATGTTTTGAACCGCGGCGTGGTTGCGGCCCCTGCTCTGGACAGCGACCAAACACAAGTTGCCGAACCCGTTGCACAGCCCGAACCATCTGATGAAACCCCTGCCGAAGCCCGACGCAGCGAACGGCTGTTGTCGGCGCAGGAACGCAAGGACCTGCAGGTCGCCCTGCAAGCGGCAGGGTTCTATAGCGCCGCTATTGACGGCGCCTTTGGCTCTGGCACCCGTCGGTCGATGGGCGAATGGCAGCTATTCAATGGCTTTGAGCAGACCGGCATCCTGACCACGGCGCAGCGCAAGGTTCTGATGGATCAATATAACGAGCCGCTGATCAGCACCGGTATGAGACCACATTCGGACCGTTCGGCCGGGATCGACATGGACCTGCCGTTGGATGTGGTCCGGTTCTCACGCTACGAGCCGCCGTTTGTGCATTTCGACAGTGCTGCGGATCTGGGCGCGCGCGTGCTGCTGATCAGCCAGCCCGGCGATCAGGCGACGCTCTTTGGTCTCTACGACATCATGCAGACGCTGGAGATCGTGCCACTTGAGGGGCCGCGCGAACGCAAAAAGGACAACTTCACCCTGGAAGGGCGCGGCAATGGCATGGTTTCCTACACTGAGGCCGCGTTGAAGAATGGTGAAATCAAGGGCTTCACCCTGATTTGGCCCGAAGGCGATGAGGCTCGCCGGACCCGCGTGCTGGCCGCCATGAAGGCCAGCTTTGCGCGCACCGATGGCGTATTGGACCCAGGCGCCGGGGCGGATGCTGCGCAATCCATCGACCTTGTGTCCGGCCTGCAGGTGCGCCGCCCCCGGGTCTCTCGCTCGGGGTTCTTTGTGGATGGCAAAGGCACGGTCATGACCGTTTCCGAAGCGGTGGATGGCTGCACGCGGATCACGCTGGACAATGACTACACCGCCGATCTGATCAGCGCGGATGCGGGTTTGGGTGTTGCGGTTCTGCGTCCTCAGCAATCCCTGGCCCCTATGGAAGTGGCACAGCTGAGCCTTGAGCAGCCCCGCCTGCAATCGGATGTGACAGTCGCGGGTTACAGCTTTGAGGGCGTTCTGGGCGCGCCGACCCTGACCTTTGGCAAACTGTCGGACGTCAAGGGCCTGCGCGGTGAGACCGAGCTTTCACGGCTTGAACTTTCTGCCCAATCCGGCGACGCGGGTGGCCCCGTGTTCGATCCGGCTGGCTCGGTAGTGGGCATGCTGTTGCCTGCGGCGCAATCTGGTCAGCAACTGCCACGCGGCGTCAGCTTTGCCGCTGATGCTCAGGCCTTGCGGGACGTGCTGCAAGCCGCTGGCCTGCGCTCGGCCGACGCAAGTGAAACGCACGGCGTGTCACCAAACGAACTGTCCCGCCGTGCCAATGGCATGACGGTTCTGGTGAGCTGCTGGAACTGA